Genomic window (Gloeomargarita sp. SKYB120):
CACGTCCCGCTTGAATTCGGTCAGCTCGTCGCAGTACAGGATGCCATGATGGGCCAGGGACACTTCCCCTGGTTTGGGGATGCTGCCGCCACCGACGAGAGCCGGTCCCGACGCGGAATGGTGCGGACTCCGAAAGGGGCGTTGATTCACCAAAGCCCCCCGCTCCGGCAACAAACCCGCCACCGAGTAGATCTGGGTAACCTCCAGCGCTTCCTGCAAGGTCATGGGCGGGAGAATCCCGGGCAATCGCCGCGCCAGCATGGTCTTGCCACTTCCAGGCGGTCCTACCAGTAGCAGGTTGTGGCCTCCAGCAGCGGCAATTTCCAAGGCCCGCCGCGCGAGATGTTGGCCCTTGACATCCCGCAAATCCAGCCATGTCTGGTCGTTCGGGCGTTGAAGTTCCTGCCAGGGGTCTACCCGCACGGGTTGCCACTGCTCCGGCGACTGCAGCAGCTTCACGACTTCCTGGAGATGCTCACAACCATATACCTGTAACTCCTGAATCAAGGCAGCTTCCCGCGCGTTGGCCATTGGCACCACCAGGCGCGTGATGCCCAACCGATGAGCCGTTGCAGCAATGGGCAATACTCCCGTTACGCCCCGCAGCGACCCATCCAGCGACAACTCCCCTAAAAACAGCGTGCTCGCAATCGCATCGGCATCCACGCGTGCTTGTCCCGATGCCAGCAAAATGGCAACGGCCATGGGTAGGTCAAACCCTGGGCCTTCCTTGCGCAGGTCAGCTGGGGTGAGATTCACCACCACCTTGCGCTGGGGCACGGCAAACCCAGCATTCTTTAGCGCCACCCGCACCCGTTCCCGCGCTTCTTGCACTGCACTGTCTGGCAATCCCACCACAACAAACCCTGGTAGCCCAGGGGCGATGTCCACCTCAACGCCAACCCGAATTGCCTCAATCCCCAGCAGGGCAGCGCTCCAGACGCGCGTGTGCATCGTTTACCCCGTGCTTTTCCCTCCAGTGTAATCTGGGCGCAGTACACTAGGAGAGCGGGAGCGGGGAGACGCAAGGTGGCCCAATGGGATGTCATCGTTATCGGAGCTGGGATTGGGGGCTTGGTCGCTGCCACCCAGTTGGCTCGCCGGGGCGCTAGCGTTTTGGTGCTGGAGAAATATCTCATCCCTGGTGGGAGCGCCGGTTATTTTGAGCGCAATGGCTACCGGTTTGACGTAGGCGCTTCCATGATTTTTGGGTTGGGCACCCAGGGCACCACCAACCTGCTCACGCGGGCCTTGGTGGCGGTGGACCAAAAGCTGGAGGCGATTCCCGACCCCGTGCAGGTGCATTACCATTTGCCGGGAGGCCGACAGGTGCGGGTGCATCGGGATTATGAACAGTTTTTGGCGGAATTGACCCAGCTTTTCCCCCATGAAAAAAGCGGTATCCGCCGCTTTTATGACGAGTGCTGGCGCGTGTTTCACTATCTCAATTCCATCGAACTGTTATCTTTGGAAGAACCCCGTTATCTGTTCCGGGTTTTCGTGCAAAATCCAGGCGCTTGCCTGGGTTTGGCCCGCTACTTGCCTTGGAATGTCGGTCCCCTTGCCCGCAAGTACCTCCGCGACCCCGAACTGCTGAAATTTATTGACCTGGAGTGTTATATCTGGTCGGTGGTGCCGGCGGATTTAACACCGCTGATCAACGCGGGCATGGTGTTTTCCGACCGGCATTACGGGGGGATTCACTATCCGAAAGGGGGTGTGGGTCAAATCGCGCAAAAACTAGTGGCGGGCCTGCAAAGATACGGCGGTGTCATTCATTACCAGAGCCGTGTGACTCGCATTGTCTTGGAAAAAGGGAAGGCCGTTGGCGTCGAACTGGCTAGCGGCCAATGTTACCGCGCCAGACGAGTGATTTCCAATGCCACTCGCTGGGACACCTTCGGTGGCTTGTTGCCGGACGTTCCCCCCGCCGAGCAGCGCTGGCGCCGCCGTTATCAGCCATCTCCCAGTTTTTTGAGCTTGCATCTGGGCGTCAAAGCCACTGCCATTCCCACGGCCACGGCCTGTCATCACGTGCTACTGGAAGATTGGGGGTCCATGACCGACCCTTACCAAACTCTGTTTGTCTCGATTCCCACCGTGCTAGACCCGGACTTGGCCCCGCCGGGCTATCACATCGTCCATGCGTTTACCCCCTGCTGGCTGTCGGATTGGGCGCATTTATCCCCCAAGGAATACGAGCGTCAGAAGGAAGCGAAAGCCGGCCAAGTGATTGAGCGCTTGATGCGGCTGTTCCCCCGGTTGGATCAGGATTTGGACTACATGGAGGTGGGCACGCCCCGCACTCACCGCCGCTTTCTAGGACGCAAGGATGGCACCTACGGCCCAATGCCCCGGCGCGTTTTACCTGGACTGCTTCCCATGCCCCTCAACCGCACCTGTATTCCTGGCCTGTACTGCGTAGGCGATAGCACCTTTCCGGGCCAAGGTCTCAACGCAGTGGCGTTTTCCGGCTTCGCCTGCGCCCATCGGGTGGCTGCTGATCTAGGCCTTTAAGAAATGTTGCAAGATTGTGAATTTTTCGTTAACTTGTTAGCAGGAAGGTTTTGGGAGCAACGGCGATGGAAAATCAGGAGCGGAATTTGTGGAACTGGGGGTTTACGGCTGGAGCAG
Coding sequences:
- the crtH gene encoding carotene isomerase: MAQWDVIVIGAGIGGLVAATQLARRGASVLVLEKYLIPGGSAGYFERNGYRFDVGASMIFGLGTQGTTNLLTRALVAVDQKLEAIPDPVQVHYHLPGGRQVRVHRDYEQFLAELTQLFPHEKSGIRRFYDECWRVFHYLNSIELLSLEEPRYLFRVFVQNPGACLGLARYLPWNVGPLARKYLRDPELLKFIDLECYIWSVVPADLTPLINAGMVFSDRHYGGIHYPKGGVGQIAQKLVAGLQRYGGVIHYQSRVTRIVLEKGKAVGVELASGQCYRARRVISNATRWDTFGGLLPDVPPAEQRWRRRYQPSPSFLSLHLGVKATAIPTATACHHVLLEDWGSMTDPYQTLFVSIPTVLDPDLAPPGYHIVHAFTPCWLSDWAHLSPKEYERQKEAKAGQVIERLMRLFPRLDQDLDYMEVGTPRTHRRFLGRKDGTYGPMPRRVLPGLLPMPLNRTCIPGLYCVGDSTFPGQGLNAVAFSGFACAHRVAADLGL
- a CDS encoding YifB family Mg chelatase-like AAA ATPase, whose amino-acid sequence is MHTRVWSAALLGIEAIRVGVEVDIAPGLPGFVVVGLPDSAVQEARERVRVALKNAGFAVPQRKVVVNLTPADLRKEGPGFDLPMAVAILLASGQARVDADAIASTLFLGELSLDGSLRGVTGVLPIAATAHRLGITRLVVPMANAREAALIQELQVYGCEHLQEVVKLLQSPEQWQPVRVDPWQELQRPNDQTWLDLRDVKGQHLARRALEIAAAGGHNLLLVGPPGSGKTMLARRLPGILPPMTLQEALEVTQIYSVAGLLPERGALVNQRPFRSPHHSASGPALVGGGSIPKPGEVSLAHHGILYCDELTEFKRDVLEFLRQPLEDGRVTVSRARQTVTFPARFTLVASTNPCPCGYYGDPVQPCTCTPHQRQQYWGKLSGPLLDRIDLQVQVGRLKPEEMVQQPTGEDSATVRARVQKARQLARERFGERSPIQCNAQMQPVHIRRWCQLNPQDMTRLEQVIRRLGLSARGMDRLLKVARTIADLKGKTSPYLDWADVQEAIQYRSLERWSGASA